In a genomic window of Streptomyces sp. NBC_01231:
- a CDS encoding transglycosylase SLT domain-containing protein, giving the protein MLQNIKARSRNLKNIKARSRNLTKTHKIAIAGVTTLSAAAIAFTAVPSGQTTTSEAAAPARVAYSSEQLKGLQSGVTEQLAGAGLQGKSVDAQAKAKAATQAKAKAKAEADAKAKAVAKKKAAAAAAKKKAEQAHKAKNAASRSAKRPHLKTVAAKSYANNLNGWIRESLDIMKAKGIPGSYNGLYRNIIRESSGNPNAINNWDINAINGIPSKGLLQVIPPTFKAYHVAGTSWNIYNPVANITAAANYAADRYGSMDNVNSAY; this is encoded by the coding sequence ATGCTCCAGAACATCAAGGCCCGAAGTCGCAACCTGAAGAACATCAAGGCCCGAAGTCGCAACCTGACCAAGACGCACAAGATCGCGATCGCTGGTGTGACCACACTCAGCGCCGCCGCCATAGCGTTCACCGCGGTTCCGAGCGGACAGACGACCACGTCCGAGGCTGCCGCCCCCGCACGCGTCGCCTACAGCTCCGAGCAGCTCAAGGGTCTCCAGTCGGGCGTCACCGAGCAGCTCGCCGGTGCCGGCCTGCAGGGCAAGAGCGTCGACGCGCAGGCCAAGGCGAAGGCGGCGACCCAGGCCAAGGCCAAGGCCAAGGCAGAAGCGGACGCCAAGGCCAAGGCCGTCGCGAAGAAGAAGGCCGCCGCGGCCGCCGCCAAGAAGAAGGCCGAGCAGGCCCACAAGGCGAAGAATGCCGCGAGCCGGTCCGCCAAGCGTCCGCACCTCAAGACCGTCGCCGCGAAGTCCTACGCCAACAACCTCAACGGCTGGATCAGGGAATCCCTGGACATCATGAAGGCCAAGGGCATCCCCGGTTCGTACAACGGTCTGTACCGCAACATCATCCGGGAGTCCTCGGGCAACCCGAACGCGATCAACAACTGGGACATCAACGCCATCAACGGCATCCCGTCGAAGGGGCTGCTCCAGGTCATCCCGCCGACCTTCAAGGCGTACCACGTCGCGGGCACGTCCTGGAACATCTACAACCCGGTCGCCAACATCACCGCCGCCGCCAACTACGCGGCCGACAGGTACGGCTCGATGGACAACGTCAACAGCGCGTACTGA
- a CDS encoding streptophobe family protein — protein MSVGTAKRGARLPWGDILLAAIASVSWALIGMAGTAALGLHLLDADTASSLGPMTAAVVALGAGGSVTPSGDVSAFGLKGAEAATAIEITPLGVSLVGGLLLSWFFLRSLRTAGVVIAPSELLARAGAVVALFVAMLGGLAWAGHDVITIDGSSLGLDDLPGGGGGGGIEIPGVGDIGDIGGLLPDQIGGLIDAKAAVGFTVDTAPTLLGGLGWSAGILLIALLASRRTPLPHGFEVVHRVVRPAASALVTVLLVAVAAGFAAAAYAAIGDDHPKRIAGAALLGAPNGVWLGVPIGLFVPWDGRATGELTRLLPAPLDDLLGNGSNQSITLGRLAELDGRVWLLGVATALMMLLAGVLTAGRTPTAGRTPTGAGGAPDEGAAGVGGSGFDPQTGLAGPGNSGPDPDTKRAGAGGSGHEPHTRPTGSGSFAGVGSGGVRGPGALAFAGRCALRLGVATALTLPLLAWLTEVSVDASLSVLGFDAFGAGIDLHGHLGSALLLGALWGAVAGALGALLARATGAAGQRAAPLARGDVVGLRSAGAPGEDGRRVRYGGETGGPYGGEPGSRFAAGAGAGAEGPYAGQAGQAYGGEPERSYGGDAVDPHAAERGGPEAGGSGMPPYTGASGAPPYAGESRAGSNPYPAVPGDPYAGESGPYSPGSPPRPPNPATNPYLRVPEESREPQDPRPPDTRPAPGAESAPGAARRPDVDMYGAPTVVRPLGPPVRKPRKPPEPSSEDRPPSTPDDGPPPPPPPPPPPPGRPKRGRP, from the coding sequence ATGAGCGTCGGGACCGCGAAGCGCGGCGCGAGGCTGCCGTGGGGCGACATCCTGCTCGCCGCGATCGCCTCCGTGAGCTGGGCGTTGATCGGGATGGCGGGCACGGCGGCGCTCGGTCTGCATCTGCTCGATGCCGATACGGCGAGCTCGCTCGGCCCGATGACCGCGGCGGTTGTGGCTCTCGGTGCGGGTGGTTCCGTCACTCCGTCCGGCGATGTGTCCGCGTTCGGGCTGAAGGGCGCGGAGGCGGCGACGGCCATCGAGATCACGCCACTTGGGGTCAGCCTGGTGGGCGGGCTGCTGTTGTCGTGGTTCTTCTTAAGGTCCCTGCGGACGGCCGGAGTGGTGATCGCCCCGTCCGAACTCCTCGCGCGCGCGGGCGCGGTGGTCGCGCTGTTCGTGGCGATGCTGGGCGGGCTGGCCTGGGCGGGGCACGACGTCATCACGATCGACGGGAGCTCGCTGGGTCTGGACGACCTGCCCGGCGGTGGCGGGGGCGGCGGAATCGAGATTCCCGGTGTGGGCGACATCGGGGACATCGGTGGGCTGCTGCCGGACCAGATCGGCGGCCTCATCGACGCGAAGGCGGCGGTCGGTTTCACGGTGGACACCGCGCCGACCCTGCTCGGCGGGCTGGGCTGGTCGGCCGGGATCCTGCTGATCGCGCTGCTGGCCTCGCGCCGGACTCCGCTGCCGCACGGCTTCGAGGTCGTGCACAGGGTGGTCCGGCCGGCCGCGTCCGCCCTCGTCACGGTGTTGCTGGTGGCGGTGGCCGCGGGGTTCGCCGCGGCGGCGTACGCGGCGATCGGGGACGACCACCCGAAGCGGATCGCGGGAGCGGCGCTGCTGGGCGCGCCGAACGGGGTGTGGCTGGGCGTCCCGATCGGCCTGTTCGTGCCGTGGGACGGCAGGGCGACAGGCGAACTGACCCGGCTTCTGCCGGCCCCGCTGGACGACCTGCTGGGCAACGGCTCGAACCAGTCCATCACGCTGGGGCGCCTGGCCGAACTGGACGGGCGGGTGTGGCTGCTGGGGGTCGCGACAGCGCTGATGATGCTGTTGGCGGGGGTTTTGACGGCTGGGCGGACGCCGACGGCTGGGCGGACGCCGACGGGGGCGGGGGGCGCTCCGGATGAGGGGGCAGCTGGGGTCGGGGGCTCGGGGTTCGATCCGCAGACGGGGTTGGCCGGGCCCGGGAACTCGGGGCCCGATCCGGATACGAAGCGGGCCGGGGCAGGGGGCTCGGGACACGAGCCGCACACGAGGCCGACCGGGTCCGGGAGCTTCGCGGGTGTGGGGTCCGGCGGGGTGCGGGGTCCTGGGGCCCTCGCTTTCGCGGGGCGGTGTGCCCTGCGGCTGGGGGTCGCGACCGCGTTGACGTTGCCCTTGCTCGCCTGGCTGACGGAGGTGTCGGTGGACGCCTCGCTGTCCGTGCTGGGCTTCGACGCGTTCGGCGCCGGAATAGACCTCCACGGGCATCTCGGTTCGGCGTTGCTTCTCGGCGCGCTGTGGGGTGCGGTCGCGGGAGCCCTCGGGGCGCTTCTCGCCCGCGCGACGGGGGCGGCGGGGCAGCGGGCGGCGCCACTGGCACGGGGAGACGTGGTGGGGCTGCGGAGTGCGGGGGCGCCTGGGGAGGACGGGCGGCGTGTCCGGTACGGGGGCGAGACCGGCGGGCCGTACGGGGGCGAGCCGGGGAGTCGGTTCGCGGCCGGGGCTGGGGCCGGGGCTGAAGGGCCGTACGCCGGTCAGGCCGGGCAGGCGTACGGCGGTGAGCCTGAGCGGTCCTACGGGGGTGATGCGGTTGATCCGCACGCGGCTGAGCGTGGGGGGCCCGAGGCGGGCGGGTCCGGGATGCCGCCGTACACCGGTGCGTCCGGGGCGCCGCCGTACGCAGGTGAGTCCCGAGCGGGTTCGAACCCGTACCCGGCGGTGCCCGGAGATCCGTACGCCGGTGAGTCCGGGCCCTATTCCCCCGGCTCGCCGCCCCGGCCGCCGAACCCGGCCACCAATCCGTATCTGCGGGTGCCGGAGGAGTCGCGGGAACCGCAGGACCCGCGACCGCCGGACACAAGGCCGGCACCTGGGGCTGAGTCGGCCCCAGGGGCGGCGCGTCGGCCCGATGTCGACATGTATGGCGCGCCCACGGTGGTGCGGCCGCTCGGGCCGCCTGTCCGCAAGCCCCGTAAGCCTCCCGAGCCGAGCTCCGAAGACCGCCCGCCGTCCACGCCGGACGACGGACCGCCTCCGCCACCACCGCCCCCTCCCCCGCCGCCGGGGAGGCCGAAGCGGGGACGACCCTGA
- a CDS encoding S-adenosylmethionine:tRNA ribosyltransferase-isomerase — protein MTLAAKVPQELSARVPAEQRGRGRDRDAVRLLVSRGVEVSHHAFVELPRLLRAGDLLIVNTSPTLAAAVDGRIGHARVVVHFSTCGDDGRWAVELRDPDGTGTTRARAGGPAGTEVRLPAGVRLVLEEPVGAGSERLWWARASVARGSGILGLMREYGRPVRYSYTERDQPLSVYQTVFALPSSDGSGSAEMPSAARPFTARLVAELVSRGVRFAPVTLHAGVASAEAHEPPYPERFAVPEASAELINAVRAGAGRVVAVGTTAVRAVESAAGPDGVVRARAGWTDLVVSPERGVRVVDGLLTGLHEPQASHLLMLEAIAGRATVDRGYEEALRGLYLWHEFGDVHLVLPPEGPHTQHCASNWW, from the coding sequence GTGACGCTGGCGGCGAAGGTGCCTCAGGAGTTGTCGGCGCGGGTGCCTGCCGAGCAGCGTGGGCGCGGGCGTGACCGGGACGCCGTACGACTGCTCGTGTCGCGGGGCGTGGAGGTGTCGCACCACGCATTCGTGGAGCTGCCCAGGCTGCTGCGGGCGGGGGATCTGTTGATCGTCAACACGTCCCCCACGCTGGCGGCGGCCGTGGACGGGCGGATCGGGCACGCGCGCGTGGTGGTGCACTTCTCCACCTGCGGGGACGACGGGCGATGGGCCGTCGAGCTGCGGGATCCCGACGGCACGGGCACCACGCGCGCGCGTGCCGGCGGGCCCGCGGGGACGGAGGTGCGGCTGCCGGCGGGGGTACGGCTGGTGCTCGAGGAGCCGGTGGGCGCGGGGAGCGAGCGGCTGTGGTGGGCTCGGGCGTCCGTCGCGAGGGGCTCGGGGATCCTCGGGCTGATGCGGGAGTACGGGCGGCCTGTTCGCTACTCCTACACAGAGCGGGACCAGCCGTTGTCGGTGTACCAGACGGTGTTCGCGCTGCCGTCGTCGGACGGGTCGGGCAGCGCGGAGATGCCGAGCGCCGCGCGGCCGTTCACCGCGCGGCTGGTGGCGGAGCTGGTGAGCCGGGGTGTCCGGTTCGCACCGGTCACGCTGCATGCCGGGGTGGCCTCGGCGGAGGCGCACGAGCCGCCGTATCCGGAGCGGTTCGCGGTGCCGGAGGCCTCGGCGGAGTTGATCAACGCGGTGAGGGCGGGGGCCGGGCGGGTCGTGGCGGTCGGTACGACGGCCGTACGGGCCGTCGAGTCGGCGGCCGGGCCCGACGGGGTCGTACGCGCTCGTGCGGGGTGGACCGATCTCGTTGTCAGCCCGGAGCGCGGGGTGCGGGTGGTGGACGGGCTGTTGACGGGCCTGCACGAGCCACAGGCCTCGCATCTGCTGATGCTGGAGGCGATCGCCGGACGGGCCACGGTGGACCGCGGTTACGAGGAGGCGCTGCGCGGGCTCTACCTGTGGCACGAGTTCGGGGACGTGCACCTCGTCCTCCCGCCGGAAGGACCTCACACACAGCATTGCGCCAGCAACTGGTGGTGA
- a CDS encoding response regulator transcription factor, translating to MADPIKVLVVDDHQVVRRGLRTFLEVQDDIEVVGEAADGVEGVARAEELKPDVVLMDVKMPGMDGVEALRKLRELNNPARVLIVTSFTEQRTVVPALRAGAAGYIYKDVDPDALAGAIRSVHAGHILLQPEVAGALLSQEETNSGQGRGGSLTEREREVLGLIADGRSNREIARALVLSEKTVKTHVSNILMKLDLSDRTQAALWAVRHGVTG from the coding sequence GTGGCTGACCCGATCAAGGTGCTGGTCGTCGACGATCACCAGGTGGTCCGCCGGGGACTGCGCACGTTCCTCGAGGTCCAGGACGACATCGAGGTCGTGGGCGAGGCGGCCGACGGCGTCGAGGGCGTCGCCCGTGCCGAGGAACTGAAACCCGACGTGGTCCTCATGGACGTCAAGATGCCGGGCATGGACGGCGTCGAGGCGCTGCGCAAGCTCCGCGAACTGAACAACCCCGCACGCGTCCTCATCGTCACCAGCTTCACCGAGCAGCGCACGGTCGTCCCGGCTCTGCGCGCCGGCGCCGCCGGATACATCTACAAGGATGTCGACCCCGACGCCCTGGCCGGCGCCATCCGTTCCGTCCACGCGGGCCACATCCTCCTCCAACCCGAGGTGGCGGGCGCCCTGTTGTCCCAGGAGGAGACCAACTCGGGTCAGGGCAGAGGCGGTTCGCTCACCGAGCGGGAGCGGGAGGTGCTCGGGCTGATAGCGGACGGCCGCTCCAACCGGGAGATCGCCCGCGCCCTGGTCCTCTCCGAGAAGACCGTCAAGACGCACGTCTCGAACATCCTGATGAAACTCGACCTGTCCGACCGCACCCAGGCGGCCCTGTGGGCCGTACGCCATGGCGTGACCGGCTGA
- a CDS encoding ABC transporter ATP-binding protein, whose product MSDVLELQDVSVVREGRALVDQVSWSVKEGERWVILGPNGAGKTTLLNVASSYLYPSKGTATILGETLGTPGTDVFELRPRIGMAGIAMADKLPRRQTVLQTVLTAAYGMTAGWQEEYEDVDERRARAFLDRLGMTEYVDRRFGTLSEGERKRTLIARALMTDPELLLLDEPAAGLDLGGREDLVRRLGRLARDPIAPSMLMVTHHVEEIAPGFTHVLMIRQGKVLAAGPLELELTSRNLSLCFGLPLVVEQVGDRWTAHGLPLS is encoded by the coding sequence ATGAGCGATGTTCTGGAGCTTCAGGACGTATCCGTGGTCCGCGAGGGCCGGGCTCTGGTGGACCAGGTCTCGTGGTCGGTGAAGGAGGGCGAGCGCTGGGTCATCCTGGGCCCGAACGGCGCCGGCAAGACCACCCTCCTGAACGTCGCGTCCAGCTACCTCTACCCCAGCAAGGGCACCGCCACCATCCTCGGCGAGACCCTCGGCACCCCCGGCACCGACGTGTTCGAACTGCGCCCGCGCATCGGCATGGCCGGTATCGCCATGGCGGACAAGCTACCCAGGCGCCAGACCGTCCTGCAGACCGTGCTCACCGCCGCCTACGGCATGACCGCGGGCTGGCAGGAGGAGTACGAGGACGTGGACGAGCGGCGCGCCCGCGCCTTCCTCGACCGCCTCGGCATGACCGAGTACGTGGACCGCAGGTTCGGGACGCTCTCCGAGGGCGAGCGCAAGCGCACCCTCATCGCCCGTGCGCTGATGACCGACCCCGAGCTGCTGCTCCTCGACGAGCCCGCCGCCGGCCTCGACCTCGGCGGCCGTGAGGACCTGGTACGCCGCCTCGGACGCCTCGCACGCGACCCGATCGCGCCCTCGATGCTCATGGTCACGCACCACGTCGAGGAGATCGCCCCCGGCTTCACCCACGTCCTGATGATCCGCCAGGGCAAGGTGCTCGCGGCCGGCCCGCTGGAACTCGAACTCACCTCCCGCAACCTCTCCCTCTGCTTCGGTCTCCCGCTCGTCGTCGAACAGGTCGGAGACCGCTGGACCGCACACGGCCTCCCGCTGTCCTGA
- the chpE gene encoding chaplin ChpE encodes MKNLKKAAAVTMVAGGLIAAGAGMASATDAHADGKAVGSPGVASGNLIQAPVHIPVNAVGNSVNVIGVLNPAFGNLGINR; translated from the coding sequence GTGAAGAACCTGAAGAAGGCAGCGGCCGTGACGATGGTGGCCGGCGGGCTGATCGCCGCCGGTGCCGGAATGGCCTCCGCCACCGACGCGCACGCCGACGGCAAGGCCGTGGGCTCCCCGGGCGTCGCCTCGGGCAACCTCATCCAGGCTCCGGTGCACATCCCGGTGAACGCGGTCGGCAACAGCGTGAACGTCATCGGCGTACTGAACCCCGCCTTCGGCAACCTCGGCATCAACCGCTGA
- a CDS encoding GAF domain-containing sensor histidine kinase, translated as MSQGPRSGLAAVSSALLAMSRHLEVRDVLKTIVASARELLDAQYAALGVPDDHGGFAQFVVDGVSDAQWKAIGPLPRQHGILAAMLQEARLERLADVRKDPRFEGWPSAHPEMSDFLGLPIRDGEEVIGALFLANKLRPGEGGLPSPEPEDRCGFTEEDAKLLGILAQHAAIALTNARLYERSRELTIAEERSRLAHELHDAVSQKLFSLRLTAQAAAALVDRDPSRAKGELQQVAALAAEAADELRAAVVELRPAALDEDGLVATLRTHIQVLDRAHTARVTFLGHGVRALPAAQEEAVLRVAQEALHNALRHSGAGHVDVTVDRRGSGAVLRVSDDGSGFDPKTVRRAGRHLGLVSMRDRASGVGGTLTVESAPGKGTTIELEVPGG; from the coding sequence ATGAGTCAAGGCCCCCGGTCCGGCCTCGCCGCGGTGAGTTCCGCGCTGCTGGCCATGAGCAGGCACCTGGAGGTGCGCGACGTCCTCAAGACGATCGTCGCCTCCGCGCGTGAACTGCTCGACGCGCAGTACGCCGCGCTCGGCGTGCCCGACGATCACGGCGGCTTCGCCCAGTTCGTGGTGGACGGCGTCAGTGACGCCCAGTGGAAGGCCATCGGCCCGCTCCCGCGCCAGCACGGCATCCTCGCGGCGATGCTGCAGGAGGCCCGCCTGGAGCGCCTCGCCGACGTGCGCAAGGACCCCCGCTTCGAGGGCTGGCCCTCCGCCCACCCCGAGATGTCGGACTTCCTGGGCCTGCCGATCCGCGACGGCGAGGAGGTCATCGGCGCCCTGTTCCTCGCGAACAAGCTGCGTCCTGGCGAGGGTGGCCTCCCGAGCCCCGAGCCGGAAGACCGCTGCGGCTTCACCGAGGAGGACGCGAAGCTCCTGGGGATCCTCGCCCAGCACGCGGCGATCGCCCTCACCAACGCCCGCCTGTACGAACGCAGCCGCGAGCTGACCATCGCGGAGGAACGCTCCCGGCTCGCCCACGAACTGCACGACGCCGTCAGCCAGAAGCTGTTCTCCCTGCGCCTGACCGCCCAGGCCGCCGCGGCCCTGGTCGACCGTGACCCGTCCCGCGCCAAGGGCGAACTCCAGCAGGTGGCCGCTCTGGCCGCCGAGGCCGCCGACGAACTGCGCGCCGCGGTCGTGGAGTTGCGCCCGGCGGCACTGGACGAGGACGGCCTGGTCGCGACCCTCCGCACCCACATCCAGGTCCTCGACCGGGCGCACACCGCACGCGTGACCTTCCTCGGCCACGGCGTCCGCGCTCTGCCCGCCGCCCAGGAGGAAGCTGTGCTCCGCGTCGCTCAGGAGGCACTGCACAACGCCCTGCGGCACTCGGGCGCCGGACATGTCGACGTGACCGTCGACCGACGCGGCAGCGGTGCCGTGCTCCGGGTGTCGGATGACGGCAGCGGCTTCGACCCGAAGACCGTACGCCGCGCGGGGCGCCACCTCGGCCTGGTCTCCATGCGGGACCGGGCGAGCGGGGTCGGCGGCACACTGACCGTGGAATCGGCGCCCGGCAAGGGCACCACGATCGAACTGGAGGTTCCCGGTGGCTGA
- a CDS encoding SDR family oxidoreductase yields MPVAIITGASKGLGRALADALAGRGWDLVLDARGAETLTEAAGVVSAHGRRVTALPGDVTDPSHRGELVAAAGKLGGLDLLVGNASALGAEPLVRLAGLPLEGLRRALEVNVVAALGLVQEALPMLRASEAGAVITVSSDAAAEAYETWGGYGASKAALDHLAAVLGEEEHGLRVWAVDPGDMATDLYAAAVPEDEDPRPEPVTVVPAFLRLLDARPASGRYGAVALLESP; encoded by the coding sequence ATGCCGGTAGCGATCATCACGGGAGCCTCGAAGGGGCTGGGGCGGGCGCTGGCCGACGCCCTGGCCGGACGTGGCTGGGATCTGGTGCTCGACGCCAGAGGCGCCGAGACCCTCACGGAGGCGGCCGGTGTCGTGTCCGCGCATGGGAGGCGCGTGACAGCTCTGCCAGGGGACGTGACGGACCCCTCCCACCGCGGCGAGCTGGTGGCGGCGGCCGGGAAGCTGGGCGGGCTCGACCTGCTGGTCGGCAACGCGAGTGCGCTGGGTGCCGAACCGCTGGTCCGGCTGGCGGGGCTGCCGCTGGAGGGACTGCGGCGGGCGCTGGAGGTGAACGTGGTGGCCGCCCTCGGCCTGGTCCAGGAGGCGCTGCCCATGCTGCGGGCCTCCGAGGCGGGCGCGGTGATCACGGTCAGCTCGGACGCGGCCGCGGAGGCGTACGAGACGTGGGGCGGCTACGGGGCGTCGAAGGCGGCCCTGGACCATCTCGCGGCGGTGCTGGGCGAGGAGGAGCACGGGTTGCGGGTCTGGGCGGTCGACCCCGGGGACATGGCGACGGACCTGTACGCGGCGGCCGTACCGGAGGACGAGGACCCGCGGCCCGAGCCGGTGACCGTGGTGCCCGCGTTCCTGCGGCTGCTGGACGCGCGTCCCGCGAGTGGGCGGTACGGAGCTGTCGCACTGCTGGAGTCACCGTGA
- a CDS encoding FHA domain-containing protein, with translation MPELVLELNGRTWTLDASRPYTLGRDPQGDVVLDDARVSWRHATISWGGRSWVVEDHGSTNGTFVRGQRIHQMEIGPGSSVHLGNATDGPRLDISAAAAAVASPQAQPQQQPYAAQGAGPGWAAAPPQQAPQQQAPQQQAPQQQAPPQQVPQQQAPHPGWQQPQQGAAPQVPQQQGPGEVYAQQVPGGGAGAPPVYGDRSPTTFHQFSLGRVMRIGRALENELVVSDLQVSRHHAEFHATPDGRFEIHDLGSHNGTYVNGQPIAKGGSQLLGPNDIVGVGHSTFRLVGDRLEEFVDTGDISFSARHLTVTVDGGKQILKDVSFGVPEKSLIAVIGPSGSGKSTLLKALTGYRPANQGDVLYDNRNLYKQFAELRQRIGLVPQDDILHKELTVKKALKYAAKLRFPADTTGAEREARIDEVLRELKLDIHKEKKVTSLSGGQRKRVSVALELLTKPSLIFLDEPTSGLDPGMDRDVMQLLRGLADDGRTVLVVTHSVAELAICDKLLVMAPGGAVAYFGPPEEALNFFGYDTWADVFSAFENYRDYDWAGRWKGSQHYQMYAADIDAVAPQSVQMPPMQAMKPPKPQGWMSQFITLVRRYTSVIASDKGFLALMVILPAVLGAVSLLIDSGNSLLPNPANPKTGRIIPNGTATTVLLILAVGACFAGAANSVRELIKERVIYERERATGLSRSAYLMSKVFVLGLITVFQGLLVGVIGFASREIPKEGVVLGSNTMIELSIPIMALGFASMMFGLVISSLVKTAEKTMPLLVMFAIIQVVFTGCLFALNGAVGVNEFSYLMPSRWAVAAAGATLDFNKISPPKDGGDNDPLWEHTVGAWGMDMAALIVLGVICGFFVARFLRRHEPEVMRK, from the coding sequence GTGCCGGAACTCGTACTGGAATTGAACGGACGGACCTGGACGCTCGATGCGTCCAGGCCATACACCCTCGGACGTGATCCGCAGGGGGACGTGGTACTCGACGACGCCAGGGTGTCGTGGCGGCACGCCACGATCAGCTGGGGTGGCCGCAGTTGGGTCGTCGAGGACCACGGCAGCACCAACGGCACGTTCGTGCGGGGGCAGCGGATCCACCAGATGGAGATCGGCCCCGGCTCGTCCGTGCACCTCGGCAACGCGACCGACGGACCGCGCCTGGACATCTCGGCGGCCGCCGCCGCGGTCGCCTCGCCGCAGGCCCAGCCCCAACAGCAGCCGTACGCGGCCCAGGGCGCCGGTCCCGGCTGGGCGGCGGCCCCGCCCCAGCAGGCACCGCAGCAACAGGCACCGCAGCAACAGGCACCGCAGCAACAGGCTCCGCCCCAGCAGGTACCGCAGCAGCAGGCCCCGCACCCCGGCTGGCAGCAGCCGCAGCAGGGGGCCGCGCCGCAGGTCCCGCAGCAGCAGGGCCCGGGCGAGGTGTACGCGCAGCAGGTTCCCGGTGGTGGCGCGGGGGCGCCGCCGGTCTACGGCGACCGCAGCCCGACCACGTTCCACCAGTTCTCGCTGGGCCGCGTGATGCGGATCGGTCGCGCGCTGGAGAACGAGCTGGTCGTCTCCGACCTCCAGGTCTCCCGCCACCACGCCGAGTTCCACGCCACGCCCGACGGCCGCTTCGAGATCCACGACCTGGGCTCGCACAACGGCACGTACGTCAACGGCCAGCCGATCGCCAAGGGCGGCTCGCAGCTGCTCGGCCCGAACGACATCGTCGGCGTCGGCCACTCCACGTTCCGCCTGGTCGGCGACCGGCTCGAGGAGTTCGTCGACACCGGTGACATCTCCTTCTCGGCCCGTCACCTGACCGTCACGGTCGACGGCGGCAAGCAGATCCTCAAGGACGTCTCCTTCGGCGTCCCGGAGAAGTCGCTCATCGCGGTCATCGGCCCGTCCGGTTCCGGCAAGTCGACGCTCCTGAAGGCGCTCACCGGGTACCGGCCCGCCAACCAGGGCGACGTCCTCTACGACAACCGGAACCTCTACAAGCAGTTCGCCGAGCTGCGTCAGCGCATCGGTCTGGTCCCGCAGGACGACATCCTGCACAAGGAACTGACCGTCAAGAAGGCCCTCAAGTACGCGGCCAAACTGCGCTTCCCCGCCGACACCACGGGCGCCGAACGCGAGGCCCGTATCGACGAGGTGCTGCGTGAACTGAAGCTGGACATCCACAAGGAGAAGAAGGTCACTTCCCTCTCCGGCGGCCAGCGCAAGCGCGTCTCGGTGGCCCTGGAGCTGCTCACCAAGCCGTCACTGATCTTCCTGGACGAGCCGACCTCCGGCCTCGACCCGGGCATGGACCGCGACGTCATGCAGCTGCTGCGCGGCCTCGCCGACGACGGCCGTACGGTCCTCGTCGTCACGCACTCCGTCGCCGAACTGGCGATCTGCGACAAGCTCCTCGTGATGGCGCCCGGCGGCGCGGTCGCCTACTTCGGTCCGCCGGAGGAGGCACTGAACTTCTTCGGCTACGACACCTGGGCCGACGTCTTCTCCGCCTTCGAGAACTACCGCGACTACGACTGGGCGGGCCGCTGGAAGGGCTCGCAGCACTACCAGATGTACGCCGCGGACATCGACGCCGTCGCGCCACAGTCCGTACAGATGCCGCCCATGCAGGCGATGAAGCCGCCGAAGCCGCAGGGCTGGATGTCGCAGTTCATCACCCTGGTGCGTCGCTACACCTCGGTGATCGCCTCCGACAAGGGCTTCCTGGCCCTGATGGTGATCCTGCCGGCGGTCCTGGGCGCTGTGAGCCTGCTCATCGACTCGGGCAACAGCCTGCTGCCCAACCCGGCCAACCCGAAGACCGGCCGGATCATCCCCAACGGCACGGCCACCACCGTCCTGCTGATCCTCGCGGTCGGTGCCTGCTTCGCGGGTGCCGCGAACTCCGTCCGTGAGCTGATCAAGGAACGGGTCATCTACGAGCGGGAACGCGCCACCGGCCTGTCCCGCTCCGCATACCTGATGTCCAAGGTGTTCGTGCTCGGCCTGATCACCGTGTTCCAGGGCCTGCTGGTCGGCGTCATCGGGTTCGCCAGCCGGGAGATCCCGAAGGAGGGCGTGGTCCTCGGCAGCAACACCATGATCGAACTCTCCATCCCGATCATGGCCCTGGGCTTCGCCTCGATGATGTTCGGCCTGGTCATCTCCTCGCTGGTGAAGACGGCCGAGAAGACCATGCCGCTGCTGGTCATGTTCGCGATCATCCAGGTCGTGTTCACCGGCTGCCTGTTCGCCCTGAACGGCGCGGTCGGCGTGAACGAGTTCTCGTATCTGATGCCGTCCCGCTGGGCGGTCGCGGCCGCGGGCGCCACGCTGGACTTCAACAAGATCAGCCCGCCCAAGGACGGCGGCGACAACGACCCGCTGTGGGAGCACACGGTCGGCGCCTGGGGCATGGACATGGCCGCCCTGATCGTCCTCGGTGTGATCTGCGGCTTCTTCGTGGCCCGCTTCCTGCGCCGCCACGAGCCCGAGGTCATGCGCAAGTGA